In the genome of Phocaeicola salanitronis DSM 18170, the window CTTAGGGATATTGACTTTTGTAAATAATCCACTAATTTGCCAGCATTCTTCTCCTGTAATGGGATCCTTTGCATCAAATTCGACTGGTATAGAAACTAACTTACGTAACATTGCTTTTACTTCTGAATATTGGTCAGAACTAACCCCTAAATCTTTATACGCAATATCTATCGTTATAGAGTCAGACGCTTGTTCTTCTTGAAATAATGTAAGTTGCTCAAAAGGAATAGCTGTACCATATTTATTCAAATATAAAATACTTTGTTCAATAGCATTTTGTAACTTCTCTATAACGGCTATAAGAATACGAATTTGCACTGTTTTAAAATCACCTGCCATCAACGTAATCAAATTAGGCTGTTTCAACCAAGTAGGATTATCTGGCAATACGACAGGCTTATTCGTTCTAGGATGCCCCTTGCGTATCCTAACTATTTCTCCTTTTAAAATTTCCTTTTTTTGTTTTACCATGTTCTTTTACTTAAAGAAGTTAATATACCAATGAAGAATAAGAAACCAAAGACAAGCATAAACTTAGCAATATAAAAACAGCATAAGATTATTATCTTTAAGCTAAAATATATTATATCCAAAATGTTTCTTAGCATTTTCATCGATTACCTATAAACTAATTTTCCATAATTCCTGCTGAACCTTTTTATATCCAGCATTTTCTAGATATACTCTCTTGATTTCGTCTGGCAGTTTTCCTAGCAGAAATTGTTTCTTATGAAAATGAGCTGTTTTCCTGTCAAAATCACTATTCTTCCACCATCCACGTTTTAATATTAAATCACTAAAACATTCATCCAATGTTTTACTGTTATTAATCAGGTCATTCATCTTTCTTGATTGATATAAATGGATTATTAATACCTTGATAATAAGCAACTGATTCTCCTGACAACCATGTTGACACAAAATAAATAATCTTAGCATCGTCAGGTGGCAAATTCAACCCTTCATCACTTAATTCGCAAAGAAGATTATACTTAAAAATATATTCTTCTTGCGAAACAACTTTCTCATTTACAACTTCGTTATATATCCGTCGATATTGATACCAAGCCGAAGTTCCAAAAAGATTCTCAGAAAGATATTGATTCACCTGTTCCGTTGTATATTCGTTTGACAAACGAATACCCGTCAATCGGAAAATAGCTTCTATCTTAGCCTTTTTCCCAACAAATTTCCGCTTTCCTATTTTATATGATGTATGAGATTCCAGATCTGAATAAGATACAATAAGTGCTTTATCCGGTTCTCTCTCATACACTTTGTATTTAATATGTTTCATATTACTTTTTTATAAAACCAACTATAAAATTCAACAATCTTTGACCGAAATAAGGTTTTAATTTCGGCAAATCGTCATTTAAGACTAAAGAAATCATATCTCCAGACTTTGCTTGTTTCTTCTCCAAATCCTTAATCCATTTTTTTAAGGTTCTGATGCGAAAATAAAAAAGCATACAGGCAATTGAACCCCCTAAAACAATTCCGATTAAAAATTTAAAAACCAAGTCCATCATTCAGATCTTTTAATTTAGTATTTCCTGCCTCATTGATTAACCGTGCAAAAGCAGATTCTAACACAGAGGGAATATCTTTATGTGCACTTATAACATCAGAAATTTTTTTATCACCATATTTAGAGTTCAATTCAGCTATCAAAGAATCAATGTCATTCTTTACTTCATTGAGCCGTTTCAGAAAATAAATATACTCGTCCATTATTGTTTTATTTTAAGTTATTAAATGCGTCTAAAAATGTATTTATCTTTAGCTGTAATGATTGATTCTCTTTTTTCAAACGAACATTTGCTTCCCGTTCATTTAAGTAGCGAACATTCAAATCTTCATATTGACTGATCAAACATTTAATAACACCTGTATAGGTATTAACACCCACGACTTTTTTTAGCCTTTCTAACTTCTCTGATTCTGCTTCACTAATCCTCAAAGTAAACTTTTTATCTTCCATGTTAAAATCTGCTTTTGTTTATCCTGCCAGCCAAAGCAGTTTAAAATTATTGATAATAAATCGTTTCCCGATATACAAATATAGCAATAACATCTAAATGTCGAAAATTGTAAGACATTTATTTTTAAATAAAATGTCTGTGTTTTATAGTCCTGATAACATGAGGTTATCAGGACTATTTAACTTATGCTACATCTGTAATAGATTGTTCATTTTCAAGTTCCAGAGAAATATTTAAATGCCGGGATATATACTTAACAGCTTTTATAGCATCAGCCAAAACAGAGAATAAAAATTTAGGTTCTTCCCCTATTGATTTACACCATGTTTTCAAATAAGCTGCATTCTCCTTTCTTACTGAAACTGAAATTCCTAAATAAAGTCCCATTAAAGCTGCAACCAATTCAGCAACAAGCTCTTCTCGACCATAGCTCTTTATATCACGGTCATAAAAATGTTTTCTATTCAAACGCTCATTTACACCTGTACTATGCCCCATTTCATGGAGTTCCGTTGCATAAAAGTTTTCTCCATCCAAAAATTGCTTCTTCAACGGCAAAGTTATACTATCAGTCGAAAGAGAATAAAAAGCAGAATCAGAATACTCTATACTAATCGGACAAACCCAACTTTGACTTTCATTCATAGCATCTAAAATGGGGTTTACATACATTCCTTTCGTCTGATTATTATTTTCGTCTGTTTCCTTTAGAAATTTCTCTTTGAGCATCTTCCATTTTTGGGGATATCTTGTTGCAAAATCTGTTTGATCTATATTAAAAACATGATAATATTGTGTATATGAAGATAAGCGATAATTTGCTTTATCTTCTTCCGATAACGCCCTGTAATCTTCAAATGAAATTTTCTCATTAGTATTACGTTCATAGGCACACAACATCGTATAATATACAGGAAAAGAAATAGAACCTTTAGAAATCTTAATACCTTCTTTTCTTGCTTGATTAAAAGTCAAAAAAACAGGTGTTTGATAATTATACTTCTCGCAAAGGAAATATAATAAAAACACATTTCCACCTGAATAATATCGACCTGTTAAATTCTGCGGAATAAAAATATTTAGGGATTTACCTTTATAGAACCACGGTTTTTGCCAATTTTCCGACATACTTTCAATCTTTTCAACCATTAAAGCTACAAACTTTTCCGCGTTCTTATCAAATGTTTTTTTCATAATTAATTTTGCTTTTGTTTATCCTGCCAGCCAAAGCAGTTTTAAGTGATTGATAATAAGTTGTTTTTCGATATACAAATATACGAAATATCTCCAAATGTCGCAAATTATTAGACATTTATTTCAATAATATATAGTTAAATATTATTTATTCATATATTATATATTTATATAATATTCCCTGCTGTGTCTGTGGCATGTTCTTTTCCCTAAAGTTTTATATTTTGGGGTGAGCAATTAGGTTTTATAAACGGAATATTCCCTTTAGGGAACATGGAGTCTATAAAACCGAATATCCAATGCCTTGTTTTTGTAGGTGCTTCGTAGAAGCGGTGTAAAAAGCAAAACATTGGATATACCTTAGATGGGTTGGGTGGGAAAAATACGTTAGGGATTGCAGCGGAAAGCTCGACTTGAAAGGCAACCCCCTAAAAGGAAAGTAGAAAATTGTGCATAAAACATTATGATTTAGTATCTTTGCAGGACTATTTCAAACCAAAAGAAAAATGACAAAAGCAGAATTGGTAAATATCATTGCGATAAAAACAGGTATCGACAAAAAAGATGTGATGGCAATTATGGAAAGCCTGATGGCAGAAGTGAAAAACTCTTTGGGCAAAGGCAAGCACATATACTTGAGAGGGTTCGGCAGCTTCATCATAAAACACAGGGCAGAGAAAACCGCACGCAACATCAGCCAAAATACCACAGTGATGGTTCCGGCACACAATATCCCGGCTTTCAAGCCAGCAATGGAATTTGTTAATGCAGTTAGCAAACCGCAAGACAAGAACAGCAACGGGCTAAAAAAGAACGTACTTTTAACTACATCAACAAAATATTACAGCATCATAAATAAAGGGGCGAAATGCATAGAGGACATAACCCATGTCGCATTTGAAAATAAGATAGAGAAAGCTCCTTGCCTTATCAGCACATATTCAAAGGAAGATGCAGAAAAAATATTAGAAAGCTCGGAGATACAGGCACAGATAAAAAAAATGGGTATTGAAATGGAAGTTGTCAGAATTAAATAAAGCAAGAGGCTTTCCATTCCATTCGGCAAATACTCTGTTTTTAAATAGTAGCGTATTCGTCAAGCTCTTTAATCCGCTTTATAACAAGGTCAAATCGTTTCTTGGTAAGAGGGGTAAGCGTATCGAGGTTTTCGCCGTCGAAGTCCTCGCCGAAAATAAGGTTGTCCACCCCTATGCTGTGATTGTAGTTCTCACGTACACAGTTGCGCAGCGTCCAAAGGTTGTGCAGGTTTACCCAGTCGGCTGTGCGGTTCTTTATCCTACTGAACAGGATAACGGCAGTCCGCAAATAGTGTCCCACATGGTCGTAATCGTGGAATACTCGCTTTCCTAAATAGTAGATGTCAATGTCTTTATTTTCTTCGTCCTCGACCACTTGGCAGAGGGCGAATGGGATATTTTTTAGATTATCCCATTCTATGTAATCAGTTGGTTTCATGTTTGTTACTTTTTAAATAGTTCTGAATGGCTTCCTAATCTCAAAACTTCGATGATGT includes:
- a CDS encoding ArdC family protein, which encodes MKKTFDKNAEKFVALMVEKIESMSENWQKPWFYKGKSLNIFIPQNLTGRYYSGGNVFLLYFLCEKYNYQTPVFLTFNQARKEGIKISKGSISFPVYYTMLCAYERNTNEKISFEDYRALSEEDKANYRLSSYTQYYHVFNIDQTDFATRYPQKWKMLKEKFLKETDENNNQTKGMYVNPILDAMNESQSWVCPISIEYSDSAFYSLSTDSITLPLKKQFLDGENFYATELHEMGHSTGVNERLNRKHFYDRDIKSYGREELVAELVAALMGLYLGISVSVRKENAAYLKTWCKSIGEEPKFLFSVLADAIKAVKYISRHLNISLELENEQSITDVA
- a CDS encoding HU family DNA-binding protein; protein product: MFAGLFQTKRKMTKAELVNIIAIKTGIDKKDVMAIMESLMAEVKNSLGKGKHIYLRGFGSFIIKHRAEKTARNISQNTTVMVPAHNIPAFKPAMEFVNAVSKPQDKNSNGLKKNVLLTTSTKYYSIINKGAKCIEDITHVAFENKIEKAPCLISTYSKEDAEKILESSEIQAQIKKMGIEMEVVRIK